The proteins below are encoded in one region of Parvicella tangerina:
- the rplO gene encoding 50S ribosomal protein L15 gives MNLHNLKPAEGSTKKTKRIGRGEGSGHGGTATRGHKGAKSRSGYKSKIGFEGGQMPIQRRLPKFGFTNLNRVELKGINLDTIQKLVDDKKIEEITPQVLAENGLARKKDLVKILGRGELKSKVNFKVHGCSASALKAIEAAGGAVEIIK, from the coding sequence ATGAACTTACATAATTTAAAACCAGCTGAAGGATCTACCAAAAAGACGAAGAGAATTGGTAGAGGTGAAGGCTCAGGACACGGTGGAACTGCTACGAGAGGACACAAAGGAGCTAAATCAAGATCTGGATACAAATCAAAGATTGGTTTCGAAGGTGGGCAAATGCCTATTCAAAGAAGACTTCCGAAGTTTGGTTTTACAAACCTCAACAGAGTTGAATTGAAAGGAATCAATTTGGATACAATTCAGAAACTTGTTGACGACAAAAAAATTGAAGAAATTACTCCTCAGGTACTTGCTGAAAATGGTCTGGCAAGAAAGAAAGATCTTGTGAAGATCTTAGGAAGAGGTGAGTTAAAATCAAAAGTGAACTTTAAAGTTCATGGTTGTTCTGCTTCTGCTTTGAAAGCAATCGAAGCAGCGGGAGGTGCAGTTGAAATTATCAAATAA
- the rpmD gene encoding 50S ribosomal protein L30, which produces MATIKVTQIKSAIKRPKKQKLTLQALGLGKLNKTVEHNATPQIEGMVAKVAHLVKVEK; this is translated from the coding sequence ATGGCAACAATTAAAGTAACACAAATCAAGAGCGCGATCAAAAGACCAAAGAAGCAAAAGTTAACGCTTCAAGCTCTTGGTTTAGGAAAATTAAACAAGACTGTTGAGCATAATGCCACTCCCCAAATTGAAGGAATGGTCGCTAAAGTAGCTCACCTTGTTAAGGTTGAAAAATAA
- the rpsE gene encoding 30S ribosomal protein S5 — MAKSNRKEAVKSSSDIELKDRLVAINRVTKVTKGGRTFSFSAIVVVGNEAGVVGHGLGKAKEVTEAISKAVEDAKKNLINVPIINNTLPHEVIGKADGGHIFMKPASEGTGVIAGGAMRAVLESAGIHNVLAKSKGSSNPHNVVKATFDALSQLKDANAIARKRGVSLDKVFNG, encoded by the coding sequence ATGGCGAAGTCGAATAGAAAAGAAGCTGTAAAATCAAGCAGCGATATCGAATTAAAAGATAGATTGGTAGCTATCAACCGTGTAACGAAAGTTACCAAAGGTGGTAGAACGTTTAGTTTCTCAGCTATAGTTGTAGTTGGTAATGAGGCTGGTGTAGTTGGTCATGGTCTTGGAAAAGCTAAGGAAGTTACTGAGGCGATCTCAAAGGCTGTAGAAGATGCTAAAAAGAATTTGATCAACGTTCCGATTATCAACAATACACTCCCTCACGAGGTTATTGGTAAAGCAGATGGAGGACACATCTTCATGAAACCCGCTTCTGAAGGTACTGGTGTAATTGCTGGTGGTGCGATGCGTGCCGTTCTTGAAAGTGCTGGTATCCACAACGTACTTGCAAAATCAAAAGGTTCTTCTAACCCTCACAACGTGGTTAAAGCCACTTTCGATGCATTGAGTCAACTAAAAGACGCCAATGCAATTGCTAGAAAGAGAGGTGTATCGCTAGACAAAGTATTTAACGGATAA
- the rplR gene encoding 50S ribosomal protein L18, whose amino-acid sequence MALSKAQKRNRIKRRIRKKISGTPERPRLSVFRSNKQIYAQIIDDLNGVTLASASSLNDKAAQGVAKIEQAQMIGKSIAEAAKKAGIEACTFDRNGYLYHGRVKALAEAAREAGLKI is encoded by the coding sequence ATGGCCTTAAGTAAAGCACAAAAGAGAAACAGAATTAAAAGAAGGATTCGAAAGAAGATATCCGGAACACCTGAGAGACCAAGATTGTCTGTATTCAGAAGTAATAAGCAAATCTATGCTCAGATCATCGATGATTTAAATGGCGTTACATTAGCGTCTGCATCTTCATTGAATGATAAAGCAGCACAAGGAGTTGCAAAGATCGAACAAGCTCAGATGATTGGAAAGTCAATCGCAGAAGCTGCTAAAAAAGCAGGAATTGAGGCTTGTACGTTTGACAGAAATGGTTATTTGTATCACGGAAGAGTTAAAGCTTTAGCTGAAGCAGCTAGAGAAGCTGGACTAAAAATATAA
- the rplF gene encoding 50S ribosomal protein L6, with protein MSRIGKAPISIPEGVEVTLADDNTITVKGKLGELTQKIAEDIKVNINEGEITFERPSEGPEHRSLHGLSRALVNNMVEGVSKGYSIEQELVGVGYRANAQGQVLELALGFSHPIVFELPKEIKVTTTSEKGKNPEIKLESHDKQLIGQVAAKIRSLRKPEPYKGKGIKYKGEVLRRKAGKAAAK; from the coding sequence ATGTCTAGAATAGGAAAAGCACCAATTAGTATTCCTGAGGGAGTTGAGGTTACTTTAGCAGATGACAACACGATTACCGTGAAAGGTAAGTTAGGTGAGTTGACTCAAAAGATTGCTGAAGATATCAAGGTGAATATCAATGAAGGAGAAATCACTTTTGAAAGACCTTCTGAAGGTCCTGAGCACAGATCCTTACATGGTTTGTCGAGAGCTCTAGTAAACAACATGGTTGAAGGAGTTTCTAAAGGATACAGCATTGAGCAAGAATTGGTAGGTGTTGGTTACAGAGCAAACGCTCAAGGTCAAGTTTTAGAACTTGCACTTGGTTTCTCCCACCCTATCGTTTTTGAATTACCAAAAGAAATTAAAGTTACAACAACTTCCGAAAAAGGTAAAAACCCTGAGATCAAATTAGAGTCTCATGATAAACAACTTATCGGACAAGTGGCTGCTAAGATCAGATCTTTGAGAAAACCTGAACCATATAAAGGAAAAGGTATTAAGTACAAAGGAGAGGTTCTTAGAAGAAAAGCTGGTAAAGCTGCTGCTAAGTAA
- the rpsH gene encoding 30S ribosomal protein S8, with protein MNITDPIADYLTRIRNASRVGHKVVEIPASNIKKAMTKILMDKGYILNYKFIDDDKQGIIKIALKYDPATKTPAITSMKRVSKSGLRKYKSANELPRVLNGLGIAILSTSKGVITDKEARKENVGGEVLCYVH; from the coding sequence ATGAATATTACAGATCCAATAGCTGATTATTTGACTAGAATTAGAAACGCTAGTCGTGTTGGTCATAAAGTAGTTGAAATTCCTGCTTCAAACATCAAAAAAGCAATGACTAAGATTCTTATGGATAAAGGTTATATCCTTAACTATAAGTTCATTGATGATGACAAGCAAGGAATCATTAAAATTGCTTTGAAGTACGATCCTGCAACAAAAACACCAGCGATTACATCAATGAAACGTGTTTCTAAGTCAGGTTTAAGAAAGTATAAAAGTGCAAACGAATTACCAAGAGTATTGAACGGATTGGGAATTGCTATCTTGAGTACTTCTAAAGGAGTTATTACTGACAAAGAAGCTAGAAAAGAAAACGTAGGTGGAGAAGTTCTTTGCTACGTTCACTAA
- the rpsN gene encoding 30S ribosomal protein S14 translates to MAKESMKAKERKRAYLAARYEEKRDALRKAANEGDWDAMFALQKLPKNSMKVRKHNRCQLTGRPRGYMRQFGISRVRFREMAVSGQIPGVTKASW, encoded by the coding sequence ATGGCAAAAGAATCAATGAAAGCAAAAGAGCGCAAGAGAGCATACCTTGCAGCTCGTTATGAAGAAAAAAGAGACGCATTGAGAAAAGCGGCCAACGAAGGAGATTGGGATGCAATGTTTGCGCTTCAAAAATTACCTAAGAACTCAATGAAGGTAAGAAAGCACAACAGATGTCAATTAACTGGAAGACCAAGAGGTTACATGAGACAATTCGGGATTTCTCGTGTTAGGTTCAGAGAAATGGCTGTTTCTGGACAAATTCCTGGTGTAACTAAAGCAAGTTGGTAA
- the rplE gene encoding 50S ribosomal protein L5 translates to MSYTPRLKEKYGAEIAPALQDKFGYKSSMEIPRITKIVISQGLGEAVADKKLADTAKEELSVIAGQTAIITKSKKDVSNFKLRKGMPIGTKVTLRRDKMYEFLDRLISVALPRTRDFRGVKAKGDGRGNVTIGVKEHIIFPEIDIDKVKKILGMDITIVTTAKTNEEAKELLTQFGFPFVKK, encoded by the coding sequence ATGAGTTACACACCAAGATTAAAAGAGAAATACGGAGCAGAGATTGCTCCAGCTCTACAGGATAAGTTTGGATATAAAAGTTCTATGGAGATCCCAAGAATTACGAAAATTGTAATTAGTCAGGGGCTTGGAGAGGCTGTAGCCGATAAAAAATTGGCGGATACAGCTAAAGAAGAGCTTTCTGTAATCGCTGGTCAAACAGCGATCATTACAAAGTCTAAGAAAGACGTTTCTAACTTTAAGCTACGTAAAGGAATGCCTATTGGTACTAAAGTAACGTTGAGAAGAGACAAAATGTATGAATTCTTGGACAGACTGATCTCAGTTGCTCTTCCTAGAACAAGAGACTTTAGAGGTGTTAAAGCGAAGGGAGACGGTAGAGGAAATGTTACCATTGGTGTTAAAGAACACATTATTTTCCCTGAGATCGACATCGATAAAGTAAAAAAGATCTTAGGTATGGACATCACTATCGTGACTACAGCTAAGACGAACGAAGAAGCAAAAGAACTATTAACCCAATTCGGATTTCCATTCGTAAAAAAATAA
- the rplX gene encoding 50S ribosomal protein L24, protein MKLKIKKGDTVKVISGAAVGQQGEVLSVDKKNNRVTIEGVQMKKHLKPQVSQENPDGGIIDINKSIHISNVMLVDPKTGEPTRVGRKVEGDKIVRYAKKSGEVLS, encoded by the coding sequence ATGAAACTAAAAATTAAAAAAGGAGATACCGTTAAAGTTATCAGTGGTGCAGCTGTTGGTCAACAGGGAGAGGTTCTTAGTGTTGACAAAAAGAACAACAGAGTGACTATTGAAGGTGTACAGATGAAGAAACATCTTAAACCTCAGGTTAGTCAGGAAAACCCTGATGGTGGTATCATCGACATTAACAAGAGTATTCACATTTCAAACGTAATGTTAGTGGATCCTAAAACTGGTGAGCCTACAAGAGTGGGTAGAAAAGTTGAAGGAGACAAAATTGTACGTTACGCTAAAAAATCTGGGGAGGTATTAAGCTAA